In Flammeovirgaceae bacterium, the sequence ACGGGAAAAGGTGTAAAAGGCATTGTTGATGGAGCAACGTATTACGTAGGCAGCGAAAAGCTGCTGGACGAATCCAACTGCATGGGCTGTGCTGATTTAGACGTACAAGCCGAACAATGGAAGGCAGACGCCAAAACAGTTGTATGGTTTGCCGATTCGCGAAAAGTGCTGGCGGCTATCGCCATTGCCGATAAAATAAAAGATTCATCCAAAGCGGCCATCGAAGCCCTGCAAGAGAAGAGCATTGAGGTTTACATGCTCACTGGCGACAACGAACAAACCGCACACGCAGTTGCGAAACAGGTTGGTTTAAAACACTACAAAGCCGAAGTGCTTCCTTCCGGCAAAGCTGATTTCATCAAACAACTTCAGGCAAAAGGTAAAATCGTAGCCATGGTGGGCGATGGCATCAACGATGCGCACGCACTGGCCCAGGCCGATGTGAGTATCGCCATGGGCAAAGGCACCGACATTGCCATGGACGTAGCGAAGATGACCTTGATTACTTCGGATCTTCAATCAATACCGAAGGCCTTGAACTTATCTACAAAAACTGTAAAGGGCATTCGCCAGAATTTGTTCTGGGCATTCATTTACAACATAATCGGCATTCCCATTGCGGCCGGTGTGCTATACCCAATTAACGGTTTTTTGTTGGATCCGATGATTGCCGGTGCGGCCATGGCGTTGAGCTCGGTGAGTGTGGTGAGTAATAGTTTACGGTTACAGTTTGCGAAGATATAATCCACTACCCTTTGTTAAACATTTCTCGGTGTTATTGGTGGTAAAAATGAATTACAAAGGATACTTTTTGATGCGCTGCGGGTAATGGCAAAGTATACTCCGTTCGGCTTAAGCAAGCTGAAAGAACTTGAAAATTTAAACTAAAGCATAACCATCAAACCCCGCTTTGCTGCCACTCATAAGAAACTATTGCAATTTCTTTAGATCAAAAAACCTGTACATTGGATAGTACGTAAAGCAGAAAATAAATTATTCAAATCGATACACTATCTCAATCATGAAAACAATCCATCGTCTCCACTATTTTTTGCTTGTACTTTTTTCGGGAATTACTTTGCAGTCCTGTGAAGAAGCCGATACAGTATTATCAAATCCTGTATCTACACCGGCAACAGTTCAATTTGTAAGTACCAACATTGGCCTGAGTGAACTGGCCACGGCAACGGAGGTTACGCTTCAGCTTTCACACCCGGCTCCTGCAGCTGGTACCATTACAATCAACATCAACTTGGAAAATGAGAATGATTTTACCAGTCAGCCGGCTGTTGAAGATGGTAGAATTATTTTACCGGTGGCAGTAGGCCAGTTGCAGGTAAAATTTATTCTTACACCAACTGATAACAATTTATACACCGGCAACCGCAATCTTCTCTTCACGATTGGATCAGTGACAACTGGATTACTTATCGGAACGGAAAAATCATTGCACGTCACCATCTTCGAAAATGAGCAACCCAACCTGGTAAATTTCGAGGCAACGGAGGGTTCCCTGCAGGAACAATTTACTGAGGGCATGATTGTGACGCTTGGTCTTTCACTTCAGGCGGTAGATGCAGGAGAGGTCGAGCTCGAACTCGTGAATGCCACTGGCCTTTATGGAACATATTTCACTACCGAACCGGAAGCCATCAATGGAAAAATTACAATGCCTGTGGCAGCCGGCACATCCTCTCTTCCTATAAAATTCATTCCGGTTAATAACCTGACGCTGAACGGACACAGGGAATTTGTAGTAAGAATTATTGACGCTTCCGGATCAGTGATGAAAGGAGATATGCTGGAACTGAACATTACCCTTATAGATGATGAACTGGCCGGAAAACCAAAGAGCTATGAAACCGGTGCCGGAGAGTGGAAAACGAAGCGTGTTTATGAATACAATGAATCAGGTCAAATCGCCAGGATTCACGTTGAACAGAATTCACTTAGCTGGACGGAGACATATCACTATGACGAAAACAACCTGCTGAAGAAGATTACCAAGTGGACTACCGATGAAACTATTTTTAAACGTGACAACCAAAACAGGATTACCCGTTCGGAAGAGTCGAGAGAAGGAGTCATGAAAAAATACAGCATCTATTCGTATGATCAGGCGGGCAATATTGGTGAAGTAGCTGTATTTCATCGCCAACCTACCGGTGAGTTTGTAATGTCGAACCTGTTTGTATACCTCTACTACAGCAACAGCAACACGGTATTCAAAAAGTTAATTTACTATCCCCTTCCAGGTGATGAATACGCCCTGATTCAGGAAGAGACTTTTGAGTACTTAGCGTCAAACTACACGCAAAACCCATTTCCGATGGTTGACATCTTACCAGGCGTAAATTCACAACCGCTCTATCCTTCCAAGTATACATTATCGCGGGATGGAAAAGTTTACACCTATTATTTGAGCTACGAATTCAACCCGGTGGGTTATCCGGTAAGCAGAACAATTGGCTCGAGAGAAGCTACACGGTACCAGTATTACTGAGAAATTCAATTGATTAAAACAAAGCCACAATACCGTGGCTTTGTTATTTTTGTACCACGCTGGGAAAAGTGATTAAAAGGAAACAATGTGTTTCTTTGGATAAGGCTGAAGAAAATAGCATGAGCACCTTGAAATTCAAAACCAACATTAAATGCTCCTCCTGTGTGGCTACTGTAAAGCCTGTTCTTAATACACTTGCCGGTGAAGGGAAATGGCATGTTGACCTCGCTGCCCCCGAGCGCACTCTCACAGTAGAAACTGAAGCTACCGACAACCAAATCAGTGAAGCCCTGTTAAAGGTTGGCTATAAAGCCGAAGTTATAACCAATTGCTAAAACTTGAGTCCGGTTCGCGGCCACTCTACACCGGGCCGGAGGATAAGCATAACATACGCCCAGTTGTTGGTTTGTTTGTGGCCATCGGCCACATCTTTAAGAAACGCCATGGATTGTGTAGCAAACATTTGGGAATACCCTCCCTGAAAACTGATGCCCGGTCGTAGTTGCAGGACAATGGTTACATCCAGTTCCGTACCTAGTTTTGAATCGCTTACCGTTCCGGGTGTATCATTATTTTCAACGTTGGCATTAGCATAAAAGAAATGCATAGCCGCTCCAATCAATGTTTTGGTGCCCTTCAGTAATCCCTTAACGTAATAATCGTTCAACCCCACCGAGTTGATGTGATTTCCCACATAGAAGTAGTCCATATACCCGTTAAAGCGGTGGTTCGTACCATAATACGGTGTAAATGATCGGCTCTTTCCGGCTGGCGCGTTAACCTGATCTGTACCCGAAAGCATTTCCAACCCTGCGGTTAATGAAAAGCTTCTGTTCACATCATACGCCAGCTCGGCCATTAAATCATAACCTGATAAGGACTGATTCAGATTGTTGGTACCCGTCTGATAATAGAAAGCCACATTACCGGATAACTTGCTGTCACCTTCCTTGTACACCAACCGCGGGCCAAAGGTTTGTGTAAATACGGTGGTGTATTCTGCCGGTATACTATTTGGCTTTTGTATCTGAACACCGTTGTTCAAAAACAGAAACGAGGATTTTATTTTACCAAAAGGCTTGCTAACGTACAGGTATTGAAAGGTTTTATAGTTGTTGGGCACCGTATAAATAGTTCCAACCAATTGTTCCTTGTCCTGATTGAAGGCAAAGCCGGCATGCACCTGCGTATTGCTGGCCGAATCATAGTACTTCAGAATGGCCACATCGTGCCTGCGGGCCTGCATCAGCCAGTCGAGGCTTCCAAAAATGCGGTCTTCATCGTATGCTATTTCCTGCCTGCCCATTTTCAACGCTAACTTTTTACTGATCGGAAGGGCCACCCATGCCTCATGTACCGAAAGCAAGCCTGCATTATCAATAGCCGCATTGGCTGTACTGCCCCAGGTGCGGATGTCCTGAATACTTACATAGATCTCAGCACCCTGAAATTTCAGACTGGTTATGATCCGTGCCCGCTGACTGATGAAAAATGCCGCATCCTGATCCGGAGCCGCAAGCGTAGAAAATCCATGCCGGTACTCGGCCCGGTTCATGTACTGCCCGTTGATGGAAAAATTGACTTGTGCACGAAGCGAACCGGACATACCAATCAATACAAAAAGAACAATTCTAAATAGCAGGGTTTTCATGGTTCTGATTATTGCCAGGTCTAAAGGAAATCCTTAACTTAATTCAGGGTAATGACTTTGGTCATAAATTTCTTATTCATTGCTTATTTTATTTGAAACCATATGCCCGTAAAAAGTTACCTGGTATTTCCCATTGCCGGAACAGTGGCCCAGGTGATTGAAAAGCTTCAATCTTTCAATCACTGTAAAGTATTGCCTGCAGACAACCGGGAAGTAATTGTGCTGGTAACTGATTCGGATTCAGAAAAAGAAGACGAACAGTTTTTGGAGGCCCTGAAAGCCGATACTACCATTCAACACATCAGTTTAATCTCTGGTTTTAGCACCTGAACAATGGAAAGGAAAGCCTATACCGTTAACGATCAATCGCGCAGAAACTTTCTCAAGCAACTGGCGGCCACATCGGCCATCAGCGCGGCAACGGCCATGCTGCCTGAAGTTACATTTGGAGGAGTTGAGAAGTTTTCAGGAAACGATAAACTCACCTGGAAAAAATCGCCCTGCCGTTTTTGCGGAGTAGGCTGCGGTTTGCTCATTGGCTTGCAAAACGGTAAGGCCGTAGCGGTTAAAGGCGATCCCGACAGCACGGTAAACAAAGGGCTGTGCTGTGTGAAGGGCTACCACTCAGTAATGGCATTATACGGGAAAGACAGGCTCAGAAAACCTCTAGTAAAGCGCAACGGCAAATGGGTAGAAGTAACCATGACCGAAGCCCTGGATTTGGTGGCCAGCAAAATGAAGGAAACTATCGACAAGCATGGCAAGGATGCAGTGGCCATGTATGGCTCGGGGCAGTGGACCATCCCCGATGGCTACGTGGCCAGCAAATTCATGAAAGGTGGCATTGGTACAAATAACCTTGAAGCCAATGCACGCCTGTGTATGGCCAGCGCAGTAACCGGCTTTATGACTTCCTTCGGACTGGATGAACCCATGGGTTGTTATGAGGACATTGACCATGCCGATGTATTTGTATTGTGGGGCAACAACATGGCCGAAATGCACCCTGTGCTTTTCTCACGTTTGTTAGACCAACGATTAAAACGAAAAAGCATCATCATCGATTTAGGCACTCGCACCACACGTACCAGTCTGGCAGCCGATAAATCCATACTCTTCCAACCTCAGGGCGACCTGGCCTTAGCCAACGCCATCTGCTACGAAATCATTACCAATGGATGGATAAACCGTGGTTTTGTAGAAAAACATTGTGTATTCAAAAAAGGGAAAACCAATATCGGGTACGGGCTTGAAGATAACTTTCAGTTTACCGATGAGCCCGGTGATATCAGTTTCAATGATTTCAAAAATTTCCTGAACGATTATGCCCCTGTAAAAGCATCGGCATTGTGTGGCGTATCGGTTAAAGACATCAAGTATCTCGCACAATTTTATGGCGACCCGAACAAAAAAGTGATGTCGCTATGGTGCATGGGCCCCAATCAACATACGCGGGGGACCTGGATTAATAATCAGATATACAACATCCACCTGCTCACCGGAAAAATTTCCACTCCGGGCAACTCGCCATTTTCGCTTACCGGCCAGCCGAGCGCCTGCGGTACCGTACGCGAAGTAGGAACACTCACGCATCTGCTCCCGCACGGAACAGTAACCAACGAAAAAGATCGCAAACTTGCCGCAGAAATCTGGAAGGTGCCTGTAGAAAAAATTCCGGCTAAGCCCACCTTCCATACTGTTGAAATGTTTCGTGCATTAGACCGTGGCGAAATCAAATTCATGTGGATACAGGTAACCAACCCGATGGTTTCCATGCCTAACCTGAAACGCTATCGGAACGGTGCATTGAAAGAAGACCGGTTTATCGTGGTGTCGGATGTGTACCCCACACCCACTACCGATGTAGCCGATGTGATTCTGCCCTCAGCCATGTGGATTGAGCGCGAAGGCATGTTCGGCAACTCCGAAAGACGTACGCAGCATTTTGAAAAAATGATTGAACCCCAGGGTGAGTGCATGAGCGACACCTGGCAGATTATTGAAGTAGCCAAACGCATGGGTTATGGAAATCTTTTTCCCTGGACAAAAGAAAGCCACATCGAAGAAATCTGGAAAGAATATACCCGGTTCCATCACGGACCGGAACATGCCATGGCCAGTTACGAAGAACTGAAAGCAAGGCCGGGCATTCAGTGGCCTTATGTTAATGGAAAAGAAACCAAGTGGCGCTACCACGCCAAGTACGATCCCGCAGCAAAAGGCGATTCATTTGACTTTTATGGCAAGCCCAATGGCAAAGCCTGGATATGGGCAAGGCCTTTTGAACCGGCACCGGAAGTTCCTGATAAGGAATATCCATATTGGCTCTGCACCGGCCGGGTGGTTGAGCATTGGCATACCGGCTCCATGACAAGGCGGATTCCTGTGTTACATCAGGCGGTACCACATGCCTATGTGGAGCTGAATGTGCAGGATGCAACAAGTATGAACATCCGCACAGGCGATAAAGTGAAACTGGTTTCGCGCAGGGGTGAACTTGTATTACCCGCCTCTGTAAATGAACGGGGCCAGCCTCCGCGCGGCCAGGTATTTGTTCCCTTTTTTGATGAGGCCCTGTTGATTAATGAACTTACCATTGATGCATTCTGTCCGATTTCGCGCGAGCCCGAATATAAAAAGTGTGCGGTAAAAGTGATGAAAGCCTGAGCCATGACCATCAAGCCGAAACAACATATACTCATTTTCTATATAGTTGTGCTGATGGCTTCAGCGATAGTTGTGCTCAACTTCAGCATGCTGGTGGAGCAGGAGGAAGCGCACGTAGAGGAAGAGTTGTTTCCGTATGTTGAGCCCCTTCCTTTCGAGTCGGGGGTGTTTGAACGTGCCGAGTTTGCATTGGCCTATCGGAACATGCCTGATGATGAAAATCATAATCGCTCATTGGAAGGATATTATAAGCGAAGGGCTTTCTCAGGCGCACCGCCCGTCATTCCGCATGCCATTCTGAATGAAAGTGCCTTTGGCGGAAAGGCTTGTTTGCAATGCCATCAGAATGGTGGATATGTAGAACAGTTTAAAGCCTTTGCACCGGTAACACCCCACCCTGAACTGATTAACTGCAGGCAATGCCATGTGCCGGTCAACACCAATGCACTGTTTAAAGCAACTGCGTTTGAAGGACTGAAAGCACCTGCTATCGGCAACCGTGCGATGGAAGGCAGTCCACCGGTTATACCACATACCTTACAACTCAGGGAAAATTGCCTGGCCTGTCATGCCGGTCCGGCCGCTCCAAAAACCATTCGCGTTACGCACCCCGAGCGGGTAAATTGCCGGTCGTGTCACGCCCTGAAACCTTTAACACCCATTGAATGGGAGAGACCGGCCAAATGA encodes:
- a CDS encoding heavy-metal-associated domain-containing protein, with product MSTLKFKTNIKCSSCVATVKPVLNTLAGEGKWHVDLAAPERTLTVETEATDNQISEALLKVGYKAEVITNC
- a CDS encoding molybdopterin-dependent oxidoreductase; the encoded protein is MERKAYTVNDQSRRNFLKQLAATSAISAATAMLPEVTFGGVEKFSGNDKLTWKKSPCRFCGVGCGLLIGLQNGKAVAVKGDPDSTVNKGLCCVKGYHSVMALYGKDRLRKPLVKRNGKWVEVTMTEALDLVASKMKETIDKHGKDAVAMYGSGQWTIPDGYVASKFMKGGIGTNNLEANARLCMASAVTGFMTSFGLDEPMGCYEDIDHADVFVLWGNNMAEMHPVLFSRLLDQRLKRKSIIIDLGTRTTRTSLAADKSILFQPQGDLALANAICYEIITNGWINRGFVEKHCVFKKGKTNIGYGLEDNFQFTDEPGDISFNDFKNFLNDYAPVKASALCGVSVKDIKYLAQFYGDPNKKVMSLWCMGPNQHTRGTWINNQIYNIHLLTGKISTPGNSPFSLTGQPSACGTVREVGTLTHLLPHGTVTNEKDRKLAAEIWKVPVEKIPAKPTFHTVEMFRALDRGEIKFMWIQVTNPMVSMPNLKRYRNGALKEDRFIVVSDVYPTPTTDVADVILPSAMWIEREGMFGNSERRTQHFEKMIEPQGECMSDTWQIIEVAKRMGYGNLFPWTKESHIEEIWKEYTRFHHGPEHAMASYEELKARPGIQWPYVNGKETKWRYHAKYDPAAKGDSFDFYGKPNGKAWIWARPFEPAPEVPDKEYPYWLCTGRVVEHWHTGSMTRRIPVLHQAVPHAYVELNVQDATSMNIRTGDKVKLVSRRGELVLPASVNERGQPPRGQVFVPFFDEALLINELTIDAFCPISREPEYKKCAVKVMKA
- a CDS encoding cytochrome C; the protein is MTIKPKQHILIFYIVVLMASAIVVLNFSMLVEQEEAHVEEELFPYVEPLPFESGVFERAEFALAYRNMPDDENHNRSLEGYYKRRAFSGAPPVIPHAILNESAFGGKACLQCHQNGGYVEQFKAFAPVTPHPELINCRQCHVPVNTNALFKATAFEGLKAPAIGNRAMEGSPPVIPHTLQLRENCLACHAGPAAPKTIRVTHPERVNCRSCHALKPLTPIEWERPAK